One window of Gemmatimonadota bacterium genomic DNA carries:
- a CDS encoding ATP-binding cassette domain-containing protein, whose protein sequence is MIEYRNIHKGFDLPVLTGVDMRVETGEMFALFGPSGTGKSVLLKTTIGLVIPDIGDVEVDGVSVYRGGRGAVEVIRKKVGYVFQHSALFDSLNVFDNVGMGLPEDVLARLPRKEMAAKVWEALELVNLEPREILSKIPSELSGGMKKRVGIARAIIGRPEVLLWDEPTTGLDPINTAAVERLIQRLSRELEVTSLLVTHDIEGGLMICDRVAMLDSGTIRFCGTPDEFRACQDPVVQAFVDREAAEAALDLVLESYD, encoded by the coding sequence GTGATCGAGTATCGAAACATCCATAAGGGGTTCGACCTGCCGGTGCTTACGGGCGTCGACATGCGCGTCGAGACCGGAGAGATGTTTGCGTTGTTCGGACCCTCGGGTACCGGCAAGAGCGTGCTGCTCAAGACGACCATCGGCCTCGTCATCCCCGACATCGGGGACGTCGAGGTCGACGGAGTATCGGTGTACCGGGGGGGGCGCGGGGCCGTAGAGGTCATTCGGAAGAAAGTCGGCTACGTCTTTCAGCATTCGGCCCTCTTTGACTCGCTGAACGTCTTCGACAACGTCGGAATGGGACTTCCGGAGGACGTACTAGCGCGCTTGCCGCGCAAGGAGATGGCGGCAAAGGTTTGGGAGGCGCTCGAGCTCGTGAATCTGGAGCCGCGGGAGATCCTCTCAAAGATTCCGTCGGAGCTCTCCGGCGGCATGAAGAAGCGAGTCGGCATCGCCCGGGCGATCATCGGGCGCCCGGAGGTTCTACTGTGGGACGAACCAACGACAGGGTTGGACCCCATCAACACAGCGGCGGTCGAGCGTCTCATCCAGCGGCTGTCGAGGGAACTCGAAGTGACATCCCTCCTCGTGACTCACGACATCGAAGGTGGACTAATGATCTGTGACCGGGTTGCCATGCTCGACAGCGGCACTATTCGTTTCTGTGGAACGCCGGACGAGTTCCGGGCTTGCCAAGACCCGGTGGTCCAGGCGTTCGTGGACCGCGAGGCCGCCGAGGCCGCGCTCGACCTGGTCTTGGAGTCTTATGACTGA
- a CDS encoding MCE family protein, whose product MTDVPQASGRRTPSDKELADYVPPVTRGREARLGIFVIFGLLSFGAVLFMLTSPATLRGRHILHTVVDDAGGVRRGDPVHMRGVIIGRIQRFEMRSDGLVTISLEIEAQWEVPRGSTTRLGASGMFGGRTLEIVPTSQTVYYVEGDTLPGVGGRAGGILGSMDDLSGQASTVMTQLESFLNDETMASVQGGAREFEALLIEVSSVVREQRSAMSTLIETLQASAEGIQGAAEAGPDLASAIARADSVMMTLNGTSATLDGTIRTLRSLLDKIDSGEGTLAMLVNDGALYVSLTNASEQFLSLLQDFRDNPRKYINISIF is encoded by the coding sequence ATGACTGACGTGCCTCAAGCTTCGGGACGGCGGACGCCGTCCGATAAAGAGCTCGCCGACTATGTACCCCCGGTCACGCGGGGTCGCGAGGCCCGGCTGGGCATCTTCGTGATCTTCGGCTTGCTCTCGTTCGGCGCGGTGCTGTTCATGCTGACGTCTCCCGCAACGCTTCGGGGCCGCCACATACTTCACACCGTGGTCGACGACGCGGGTGGCGTCCGCCGCGGCGACCCAGTCCATATGCGCGGTGTGATCATTGGCCGCATCCAACGCTTCGAGATGCGGAGCGACGGCCTGGTCACGATTTCACTCGAGATCGAGGCCCAGTGGGAGGTCCCGCGGGGCTCTACCACGCGCCTCGGTGCATCCGGGATGTTCGGCGGGCGCACCCTCGAGATTGTTCCGACTTCCCAGACGGTCTACTACGTCGAAGGTGACACGCTACCGGGAGTGGGTGGAAGAGCAGGGGGAATCCTAGGATCGATGGACGATCTGAGCGGTCAGGCCAGCACCGTGATGACCCAACTCGAGTCGTTTCTCAACGACGAGACGATGGCTTCGGTGCAGGGGGGGGCCCGCGAGTTCGAGGCGCTCTTGATCGAGGTGTCCAGCGTCGTGCGCGAACAGCGTTCCGCGATGAGCACGCTCATCGAGACGCTTCAGGCGTCCGCGGAAGGCATCCAGGGAGCGGCTGAGGCGGGGCCCGACCTCGCGAGCGCGATCGCCCGCGCCGACTCCGTCATGATGACCCTCAACGGGACGAGCGCCACGCTCGACGGGACGATCAGGACGCTCCGCTCCCTGCTCGACAAGATCGACAGTGGTGAGGGAACGCTGGCCATGTTGGTGAACGACGGCGCCCTATACGTGAGCCTCACGAACGCGAGCGAACAGTTCTTGAGCCTCCTTCAGGACTTCCGGGACAACCCGAGGAAGTACATCAATATTTCGATCTTCTAG